From a region of the Georgenia yuyongxinii genome:
- the panB gene encoding 3-methyl-2-oxobutanoate hydroxymethyltransferase gives MTENPNFAESTRPGGPATPPGGPGGTAPGGVPVPKRVRVHHLRQAKERGEPLTMLTAYDGVSARIFDEAGIDMLLIGDSIGNAMHGHETTIPVTVEEMLPAVRAVSLAARRALVVADLPFGSYEGSPQQCLATAVRMVKEGGAHAVKFEGGAHLAQHVQLLTRSGIPVVGHLGFTPQAENILGGKRVQGRGNEAAEHLVADAMALAEAGAVAVVLEMIPAPVADRITEVVPIPTIGIGAGPGCDGQVLVWIDMAGMASWSPRFARRFGEVGAELYRAAREYGTAVRERTFPGPEETFEQ, from the coding sequence ATGACCGAGAACCCGAACTTCGCCGAGAGCACCCGCCCTGGTGGGCCGGCCACCCCGCCCGGAGGCCCCGGCGGCACTGCCCCTGGTGGCGTGCCGGTGCCCAAGCGGGTCCGCGTCCACCACCTGCGCCAGGCCAAGGAGCGCGGCGAACCGCTGACCATGCTCACCGCGTACGACGGGGTGAGCGCCCGGATCTTCGACGAGGCCGGCATCGACATGCTGCTCATCGGAGATTCCATCGGCAACGCCATGCACGGCCACGAGACCACCATCCCGGTCACGGTCGAGGAGATGCTGCCCGCGGTGCGAGCGGTCTCGCTGGCGGCCCGCCGCGCCCTGGTGGTGGCGGACCTACCTTTCGGCTCCTACGAGGGCTCCCCCCAGCAGTGCCTGGCCACGGCGGTGCGCATGGTCAAGGAGGGCGGCGCGCACGCCGTGAAGTTCGAGGGCGGGGCGCACCTGGCCCAGCACGTCCAGCTGCTGACCCGCTCGGGGATCCCCGTGGTGGGGCATCTCGGGTTCACCCCGCAGGCGGAGAACATCCTCGGCGGCAAACGCGTCCAGGGGCGGGGCAACGAGGCTGCCGAGCACCTGGTCGCCGACGCCATGGCGCTCGCCGAGGCCGGTGCGGTCGCTGTCGTCCTGGAGATGATCCCCGCCCCCGTGGCTGATCGCATCACCGAGGTGGTCCCCATCCCGACCATCGGCATCGGCGCCGGGCCCGGCTGCGACGGCCAGGTGCTGGTGTGGATCGACATGGCGGGCATGGCGTCCTGGTCCCCGCGGTTCGCCAGGCGCTTCGGCGAGGTCGGCGCCGAGCTCTACCGGGCGGCGCGCGAGTACGGCACGGCCGTGCGGGAGCGCACGTTCCCGGGGCCCGAGGAGACGTTCGAGCAGTAG
- a CDS encoding NAD+ synthase yields the protein MSALRIALAQVNAAVGDLEANAAAVRTAAARAAEAGAAVVLLPEMVLTGYPVEDLALRGSFQRAAAARLTQLAAELAADGLCNLHVVVGTLGTATDGRPTNTAAVLHDGAVGPVYTKHHLPNYGVFDEYRIFAPGTGPVVLEVGGHRLGLAICEDIWVDGGPVAELAGAGLDALLVLNGSPYEYGKGAVRRRLARERATRLGCPVAYVNLVGGQDDLVFDGHSFVVDAAGDLVAAARGFEEDQLLVELPSDGSAPVTPAGYALPRERDDIEQMYAAVVLGLRDYVRKNGFTKVVLGLSGGIDSALVAAVAADAIGGANVVGVSMPSRYSSDHSRGDAADLAARIGLDYRVQPIAPMVDAFEDALHLTGVPAENLQARMRGVILMAVSNAEGPLVLATGNKSELAVGYSTIYGDAVGGFAPIKDVLKTRVWALARWRNEAADAAGETPPIPWSSIEKPPSAELRPGQQDSDSLPEYELLDDVLEGYVDRSLGRGELLASGFDADTVELVLTLVDRAEWKRRQYPLGPKVTAMAFGRDRRLPVSTRWREHAAAVAAGSDPSTADGVQPRPAGAP from the coding sequence ATGTCTGCCCTGCGCATCGCTCTCGCCCAGGTCAACGCCGCGGTGGGCGACCTGGAGGCCAACGCCGCGGCCGTGCGCACCGCCGCCGCCCGCGCTGCCGAGGCGGGGGCCGCCGTCGTCCTGCTGCCGGAGATGGTGCTCACCGGCTACCCGGTGGAGGACCTCGCGCTGCGCGGCTCATTCCAGCGCGCCGCCGCCGCGCGGCTCACCCAGCTGGCCGCCGAGCTGGCCGCGGACGGGCTGTGCAACCTGCACGTGGTGGTCGGCACCCTGGGCACGGCGACGGATGGGCGGCCCACCAACACGGCCGCCGTGCTGCACGACGGCGCGGTGGGGCCGGTCTACACCAAGCACCATCTGCCCAACTACGGCGTCTTCGACGAGTACCGGATCTTCGCCCCCGGCACCGGCCCGGTGGTCCTGGAGGTGGGCGGCCACCGTCTCGGCCTGGCGATCTGCGAGGACATCTGGGTCGACGGCGGACCCGTCGCCGAGCTCGCCGGCGCCGGCCTGGACGCCCTGCTGGTCCTCAACGGCTCCCCCTACGAGTACGGCAAGGGCGCGGTGCGCCGCCGCCTGGCGCGCGAGCGGGCCACCCGGCTCGGCTGTCCGGTGGCCTACGTCAACCTCGTCGGCGGCCAGGACGACCTCGTCTTCGACGGGCACTCCTTCGTCGTCGACGCCGCAGGCGACCTCGTCGCCGCCGCCCGCGGTTTCGAGGAGGACCAGCTCCTCGTCGAGCTCCCCAGCGACGGCAGCGCGCCCGTGACGCCGGCGGGGTACGCCCTCCCGCGCGAACGCGACGACATCGAGCAGATGTACGCCGCCGTCGTGCTCGGGCTGCGCGACTACGTGCGCAAGAACGGCTTCACCAAGGTGGTCCTCGGCCTGTCCGGCGGTATCGACTCGGCACTGGTGGCCGCCGTCGCCGCCGACGCCATCGGCGGGGCGAACGTGGTCGGGGTGTCGATGCCGTCGCGGTACTCCTCCGACCACTCCCGGGGGGACGCCGCCGACCTCGCCGCCCGCATCGGCCTGGACTACCGCGTGCAGCCGATCGCGCCGATGGTCGACGCCTTCGAGGACGCCCTGCACCTGACGGGGGTGCCCGCCGAGAACCTCCAGGCCCGCATGCGGGGGGTCATCCTCATGGCCGTCTCCAACGCCGAGGGGCCGCTGGTGCTGGCCACCGGCAACAAGAGCGAGCTGGCGGTGGGGTACTCGACCATCTACGGCGACGCCGTCGGCGGGTTCGCCCCCATCAAGGACGTGCTCAAGACCCGCGTGTGGGCGCTCGCCCGGTGGCGCAACGAGGCGGCGGACGCGGCGGGCGAGACGCCGCCGATCCCGTGGTCCTCCATCGAGAAGCCGCCCTCGGCCGAGCTGCGGCCCGGCCAGCAGGACTCCGACTCGCTGCCGGAGTACGAGCTGCTCGACGACGTCCTGGAGGGTTACGTCGACCGCAGCCTCGGGCGCGGCGAGCTGCTCGCGTCGGGTTTCGACGCCGACACCGTCGAGCTGGTCCTCACCCTCGTCGACCGTGCCGAGTGGAAGCGCCGGCAGTACCCGCTCGGCCCGAAGGTCACCGCGATGGCGTTCGGCCGCGATCGGCGCCTGCCCGTGAGCACCCGGTGGCGCGAGCACGCCGCCGCTGTCGCAGCCGGCTCGGATCCGTCGACCGCCGACGGCGTACAGCCTCGCCCGGCCGGTGCCCCGTGA
- the glnA gene encoding type I glutamate--ammonia ligase gives MDKQQEYVLRTIEERDVRFIRLWFTDVLGTLKSVAIAPAELEAAFAEGIGFDGSAIEGLTRVYEADMLVRPDPATFQILPWRGEENSVARMFCDVLTPMGEPARSDPRNVLKRTLARAADAGFTFYTHPEIEFYLFQRTQHPDDPLIPIDTAGYFDHVARGSAHDFRRDSITTLESMGISVEFSHHEAGPGQNEIDLRYADALSMADNIQTFRAVVKEVALQQNVMATFMPKPLADEPGSGMHTHLSLFEGDRNAFYDPAGEYQLSDTARKFIAGLLRHAAEITAVTNQFVNSYKRLWGGDEAPSYVCWGHNNRSALVRVPLYKPEKGGSARIEYRGLDSAANPYLAFAVLLSAGLKGIEEGYELPEGASEDVFAMNRSERRALGIQELPNSLHEAVQIMEGSDLVAETLGEETFGYFVRNKLTEWQEYRSQVTPFELRRFIPAL, from the coding sequence ATGGACAAGCAGCAGGAGTACGTGCTCCGCACGATCGAGGAGCGCGACGTCCGGTTCATCCGGCTGTGGTTCACGGACGTGCTGGGCACCCTGAAGTCGGTCGCGATCGCCCCGGCCGAGCTCGAGGCGGCCTTCGCCGAGGGCATCGGGTTCGACGGCTCTGCGATCGAGGGCCTCACCCGGGTGTACGAGGCCGACATGCTGGTCCGCCCGGACCCCGCGACCTTCCAGATCCTGCCGTGGCGTGGCGAGGAGAACTCCGTCGCCCGCATGTTCTGCGACGTGCTCACCCCGATGGGCGAGCCCGCCCGGTCCGACCCCCGCAACGTGCTCAAGCGGACCCTGGCCCGGGCGGCGGACGCCGGCTTCACCTTCTACACCCACCCCGAGATCGAGTTCTACCTCTTCCAGCGCACCCAGCACCCGGACGACCCGCTCATCCCCATCGACACGGCCGGGTACTTCGACCACGTGGCCCGGGGCAGCGCGCACGACTTCCGCCGCGACTCCATCACCACGCTGGAGTCCATGGGCATCTCGGTGGAGTTCTCCCACCACGAGGCCGGGCCCGGCCAGAACGAGATCGACCTGCGCTACGCCGACGCGCTGAGCATGGCGGACAACATCCAGACCTTCCGCGCCGTGGTCAAGGAGGTGGCGCTGCAGCAGAACGTCATGGCCACGTTCATGCCCAAGCCGCTGGCCGACGAACCCGGCTCCGGGATGCACACCCACCTCTCGCTGTTCGAGGGCGACCGCAACGCCTTCTACGACCCGGCGGGGGAGTACCAGCTCTCGGACACCGCGCGGAAGTTCATCGCCGGCCTGCTGCGTCACGCCGCCGAGATCACCGCGGTGACCAACCAGTTCGTCAACTCCTACAAGCGGCTGTGGGGCGGCGACGAGGCACCCAGCTACGTCTGCTGGGGCCACAACAACCGTTCCGCACTCGTGCGGGTACCGCTGTACAAGCCCGAGAAGGGCGGCTCGGCGCGCATCGAGTACCGCGGGCTGGACTCCGCCGCAAACCCCTACCTCGCGTTCGCCGTCCTGCTGTCCGCGGGCCTGAAGGGCATCGAGGAGGGCTACGAGCTGCCCGAGGGCGCCTCGGAGGACGTCTTCGCCATGAACCGGTCCGAGCGCAGGGCGCTGGGCATCCAGGAGCTGCCGAACTCCTTGCACGAGGCGGTGCAGATCATGGAGGGCTCGGACCTCGTCGCGGAGACCCTGGGGGAGGAGACCTTCGGGTACTTCGTGCGCAACAAGCTCACCGAGTGGCAGGAGTACCGCAGCCAGGTCACCCCGTTCGAGCTGCGGCGGTTCATCCCGGCCCTGTGA